One genomic segment of Paenibacillus durus includes these proteins:
- a CDS encoding DUF262 domain-containing protein — MQVKNDPKPDILRIEELVLKVKTGDIKLPKFQRPFVWKKDDILALLDSIYNSYPIGSILLWLTKEKLASERKIGDLDINERPEEYPTNYLLDGQQRLSTLCGALYWNGDNPKSMWNISFDLEREEFIYPNGEEKPHYFPLNKLLGTFDFIGQCKKFEYHQNKDKYEANAGRLLQTIKDYKIAAVSIGDMSIDEVAPIFERINSTGRRLTMVDLMRAATWSGEFDLNDTINSVRDSLSNKRFEDVSETEILRNISSCSGVGINREDIDKLRKKVPTDLIEASEKCKKAYELAVDFITTELPVCSYNYLPYSLQIAFLVDFFNVCPKPNIHQRDELKKWFWRTAIGKSFASFNSAQLSLDLSDFRDFANGLLIEPRFEKSIHFEGFAFDDFRLNKASSKTLGLLLANKKPKSLLDGTPVNIESALSVVNRHEYHHIFPKAFLRVMGTKSSLINSHSNICLLNLGNNREISDTKPSLYFSELTERLGDKLESVLQTHLIDEEAYNAALRNDYETFIRSRSAKIIEQAKLNCGI, encoded by the coding sequence GTGCAAGTTAAAAATGATCCAAAGCCTGACATACTTCGCATTGAAGAATTGGTTTTAAAAGTTAAAACAGGGGATATCAAGCTTCCGAAATTCCAACGACCATTTGTCTGGAAAAAAGATGATATACTTGCATTGTTAGATAGTATATATAATAGTTACCCAATAGGAAGCATTCTCTTATGGCTTACCAAGGAAAAGTTGGCAAGCGAGAGAAAAATTGGGGATTTAGATATAAATGAACGACCAGAGGAATATCCAACGAACTACTTATTAGATGGTCAACAAAGATTATCTACTTTGTGCGGTGCCCTTTATTGGAATGGGGATAACCCAAAAAGCATGTGGAATATTTCTTTTGATTTAGAAAGAGAGGAATTCATATATCCTAATGGTGAAGAAAAACCTCATTATTTTCCTTTGAATAAGCTATTAGGAACGTTTGATTTTATAGGTCAATGCAAGAAATTTGAATATCATCAAAACAAAGATAAGTATGAGGCAAATGCAGGAAGGTTACTGCAAACCATCAAAGATTACAAAATCGCAGCAGTTAGCATTGGTGACATGAGTATAGACGAGGTTGCTCCAATTTTTGAACGTATCAATTCAACCGGAAGAAGATTAACTATGGTTGATCTTATGAGAGCTGCAACTTGGAGTGGAGAATTCGATTTAAATGATACGATTAATTCGGTAAGAGACTCTTTGTCAAACAAGAGATTTGAGGATGTTTCAGAGACTGAAATATTAAGAAATATATCCTCCTGTTCTGGAGTAGGTATTAATCGAGAGGATATCGACAAACTAAGAAAGAAGGTACCAACAGACTTAATAGAGGCAAGTGAAAAGTGCAAAAAAGCGTATGAACTTGCGGTCGATTTTATAACGACTGAACTCCCTGTTTGTTCCTATAATTACTTACCGTATTCACTTCAGATTGCCTTTTTGGTTGATTTTTTCAACGTATGTCCTAAACCAAATATTCATCAAAGAGATGAATTAAAGAAATGGTTTTGGCGGACTGCAATTGGAAAGAGCTTTGCATCATTCAATTCTGCTCAGTTATCTCTCGATCTTAGTGATTTTCGAGATTTTGCAAATGGTCTACTCATAGAACCAAGATTTGAGAAAAGTATACACTTTGAAGGCTTTGCATTCGATGATTTTAGATTAAATAAAGCGAGTAGTAAGACATTGGGACTCTTGTTAGCTAATAAAAAACCTAAAAGTTTATTGGATGGAACTCCTGTAAACATTGAGTCGGCTTTATCTGTAGTAAATCGACATGAGTACCATCATATTTTTCCTAAAGCTTTTTTAAGAGTCATGGGTACAAAATCGAGTTTAATAAACAGTCATTCAAACATATGTTTGTTGAATCTTGGAAACAACAGAGAAATATCGGATACTAAACCTTCACTTTATTTTTCTGAGCTAACAGAAAGACTTGGAGATAAGTTAGAAAGTGTTTTACAGACTCATTTAATTGATGAGGAAGCTTACAATGCTGCTTTAAGAAATGACTATGAAACTTTTATAAGATCAAGATCAGCAAAGATTATAGAACAAGCCAAGTTGAATTGTGGAATATAA
- a CDS encoding MFS transporter: MSNQNSDNEEKSKLTLSRPLVLLLSAQLISNIGDWLHVLALLTMVGLKWNATPWEITAISLCMAAPMLLGGPFAGVAADRLNRKALMIGSDIARTVIVALLVFAGSLTQVYVLLLLKGTMDVIFSPAKSGKLKELVPVSQMDAAVAMSSSIEQITKILGPALGGLLVALFGISACYLIDAATFLVSAAILIALPRDRRAGASARTEGRPGDRRSFRREMAEGLRMIAGMPAVLSGILMLILVLLVLNIADSQLVTLFRIIPGVSGDLLGWCVGASGLGTLIAALLARRMGSSRHPLLFMGLGAVLMGAVFAGAAVATANGRPGAVIYIILFSAFLVAGAGAGFVFIPFQSMLQKRTPEAYTGRVFGTVNSLTSTSVILGPVAGGALVTASGPVVAFIVSGLLTLLLGTAMLALRGLIERRDHGAEAGSSKEPAAV, encoded by the coding sequence ATGAGTAATCAGAATTCTGACAATGAAGAAAAAAGCAAACTGACACTGAGCCGCCCGCTGGTGCTGCTGCTCTCGGCGCAGCTCATATCCAATATAGGCGATTGGCTCCATGTGCTCGCGCTGCTGACGATGGTCGGATTGAAATGGAACGCGACGCCTTGGGAGATTACCGCCATCTCGCTCTGTATGGCTGCTCCGATGCTGCTCGGCGGACCTTTCGCCGGCGTGGCTGCCGACAGGCTGAACCGCAAGGCGCTGATGATCGGATCGGATATAGCCCGTACGGTTATTGTGGCCTTGCTCGTATTCGCCGGATCGCTGACTCAGGTTTATGTGCTGCTGCTGCTCAAGGGAACGATGGATGTGATCTTCTCACCGGCCAAGAGCGGCAAGCTCAAGGAGCTGGTTCCTGTCTCCCAAATGGATGCCGCAGTTGCGATGAGTTCTTCCATAGAGCAGATCACGAAGATTCTTGGCCCCGCCCTCGGCGGTCTGCTTGTGGCATTGTTCGGCATCTCCGCCTGTTATCTGATTGACGCGGCAACATTTCTGGTATCGGCCGCGATTCTGATCGCTCTGCCGCGGGACCGCAGAGCGGGGGCTTCGGCCCGGACGGAAGGACGCCCCGGAGATCGGCGGTCTTTCCGCCGGGAAATGGCCGAAGGCCTGCGGATGATTGCCGGAATGCCCGCCGTGCTCAGTGGCATTCTCATGCTCATATTGGTGCTGCTCGTGCTGAATATCGCCGATTCGCAGCTCGTGACGCTGTTCCGGATCATTCCCGGCGTCAGCGGCGATCTGCTCGGCTGGTGCGTAGGGGCAAGCGGGCTCGGCACGCTGATCGCTGCGCTGCTGGCAAGGCGGATGGGCAGCTCCCGGCATCCGCTTCTATTCATGGGCCTTGGCGCGGTATTGATGGGAGCGGTATTTGCCGGCGCGGCCGTGGCGACCGCTAACGGCAGACCGGGGGCAGTGATTTATATTATTTTGTTTTCCGCTTTTCTTGTGGCGGGAGCCGGAGCCGGGTTTGTCTTCATTCCGTTTCAGTCGATGCTGCAGAAACGGACGCCTGAAGCCTACACCGGCCGGGTCTTCGGAACAGTAAACAGTCTGACCAGCACGTCCGTCATTTTGGGACCGGTGGCCGGCGGAGCGCTGGTTACGGCGTCAGGTCCGGTAGTTGCCTTTATCGTCTCCGGCTTGCTTACCCTGCTGCTAGGCACAGCGATGCTGGCGCTGCGGGGATTGATCGAACGCAGGGATCACGGGGCTGAAGCGGGAAGCTCCAAAGAGCCGGCTGCCGTGTAA
- a CDS encoding ABC transporter permease has translation MSNLDETRRGYDIRTPGSLLRRRLGHHWKEQWGIIRTAADWTVFLYILIPGGLLGGRFYYGFWNEPLPAWVTLLPYAVLPALLAFLMQGGILLLLHEGDLLFLRQRKNWIRTVMLGGILYSLLVTALKITAGFLLLLPFLVRGYGLSGMGAGALLVLSLCCGTCVKLLAHNVKVQKQGWRRWLWMLLAAWLPSGLYIRAAVAWSAHPALLLLAAAVYAAVAAAGLRSRLALRGTFLGDVREDFKQRMKIAGLLLRGVIDKPRPTRHKPWIFRKSRPLLRPSSPESRLAGASIKAFIRNPGHLKLYLQFSGVGAVAVLIVPGMLKWAICVVLVFLMASWLVSYWKVFAGDEFIALLPFSKDRKADAGSLAVPILLLPFSILCAAVVSMPLYGWWGLAVFIPAGAAIGIMAARVFTAFRLAR, from the coding sequence ATGAGCAACTTAGACGAAACCCGCCGGGGCTATGACATCCGGACTCCCGGCAGCCTGCTGAGAAGGCGGCTTGGCCACCATTGGAAAGAACAATGGGGCATCATCCGCACCGCTGCGGACTGGACGGTATTTTTATACATCCTTATCCCGGGCGGGCTGCTTGGCGGAAGATTTTATTACGGGTTCTGGAATGAGCCGCTTCCGGCATGGGTTACGCTGCTTCCCTATGCCGTCCTGCCGGCGCTGTTGGCCTTTCTGATGCAGGGCGGCATTCTGCTGCTGCTGCATGAAGGTGACCTGCTATTTTTGCGGCAGCGCAAGAATTGGATACGCACGGTTATGCTTGGCGGAATTTTGTACAGCCTGTTGGTGACGGCGCTGAAAATTACGGCAGGCTTTCTGCTTCTGCTGCCGTTTCTCGTTCGCGGCTACGGGCTAAGCGGGATGGGCGCGGGAGCGCTGCTGGTTCTGAGTCTATGCTGCGGGACATGCGTCAAGCTGCTTGCGCACAATGTAAAGGTACAGAAGCAGGGCTGGCGCAGGTGGCTATGGATGCTGCTCGCCGCATGGCTGCCCAGCGGGCTGTACATTCGCGCCGCCGTCGCCTGGAGCGCCCATCCGGCGCTGCTGCTGCTTGCCGCTGCCGTGTATGCGGCGGTGGCGGCTGCCGGGCTGCGGTCAAGGCTGGCCTTGCGCGGCACGTTCCTTGGCGACGTGCGCGAGGATTTCAAGCAGCGGATGAAGATAGCCGGACTGCTGCTGAGAGGCGTCATCGATAAGCCGCGTCCGACCCGGCATAAGCCCTGGATCTTCCGTAAATCCCGGCCGCTGCTGCGCCCCAGTTCCCCGGAAAGCCGGCTGGCCGGAGCTTCCATTAAGGCGTTTATACGTAATCCGGGACATTTAAAGCTGTATCTTCAGTTTTCTGGAGTGGGTGCCGTGGCCGTTCTGATCGTTCCGGGAATGCTGAAATGGGCTATCTGTGTTGTGCTGGTCTTTTTGATGGCCTCGTGGCTGGTCTCTTACTGGAAAGTATTCGCCGGCGATGAATTTATCGCGCTGCTCCCGTTCAGCAAAGACCGGAAAGCGGACGCGGGGAGTCTGGCGGTTCCGATTCTGCTGCTTCCTTTCTCCATATTATGCGCGGCGGTCGTCTCGATGCCGCTGTACGGCTGGTGGGGGCTTGCGGTATTTATACCCGCTGGCGCAGCGATCGGCATTATGGCTGCCAGAGTGTTTACAGCCTTTCGGCTGGCCCGGTAA
- a CDS encoding two-component system sensor histidine kinase NtrB, whose translation MITITTAVKEILLQMAAASSFLVLFQWRLNQIHIPRRNLRCSDDYAFLVMACGLSLVLCSLLSCSLFGMIYLNWGILPAFIGMLYGSFRSRALLAVMLPVCTYVFSYPAAQSHVLLDSGLFMYPLVFGMANRFKLGTVVKKIAILWIVLVPSMLFIALTPLFDGNDFSRLQDDKMALILCMLFLNPLLGGVLIYMLESAWNKREIEERIANMSEKFKREIDDLQQITDMVPLSIISIDDNGRITSINETSMKKLEIVIPHITRTDVLNCTLFDLAHRLKLNDNQELDHLLDSIILKQRFMGKVTCLGKVLYVLAAPLVHKEQGQQQGMVLIIQDMTEEENIRSELGHVERLTLVGRMAAGITHEIRNPMAVVRGFLQLMREKSPSDMESYYRIVMDELDRANSIINDFLSLAQSGLSGKEDSNLHDVIEDLAPLLWADANLRGQSVEIRLCDKLPVLRLNIKEIKQLVLNLGRNAMEAMEPKGVLTLETRCVPEKVELLVKDTGSGMSDIELEKLFIPFFTTKEQGTGLGLPLCLSIAERHGGSIAVDSRLGAGTVFTVSFPYEKEEKETAVC comes from the coding sequence GTGATCACAATTACAACTGCGGTGAAAGAAATTTTATTGCAAATGGCTGCTGCCTCCTCATTTTTAGTGCTGTTTCAGTGGAGACTGAATCAAATTCATATACCGCGCAGGAATCTCCGGTGTTCGGATGATTATGCCTTTCTCGTGATGGCCTGCGGGCTGAGTCTTGTTCTTTGCTCTTTGCTGTCTTGCAGCCTGTTCGGGATGATCTATTTAAACTGGGGAATACTGCCCGCCTTTATCGGTATGTTGTATGGAAGCTTCCGCTCCCGCGCCTTGCTTGCCGTAATGCTGCCGGTATGCACTTATGTATTCTCCTATCCGGCGGCGCAAAGCCATGTGCTGCTTGATTCCGGGCTATTCATGTATCCGCTGGTATTTGGCATGGCCAATAGGTTCAAGCTTGGAACGGTCGTGAAAAAGATCGCCATACTCTGGATCGTACTGGTGCCGTCTATGTTATTTATAGCGCTTACACCGTTGTTTGACGGGAATGATTTCTCCCGATTGCAGGATGACAAAATGGCGCTTATCCTCTGCATGCTGTTCTTAAACCCATTGCTTGGCGGCGTATTGATTTATATGCTTGAATCAGCTTGGAACAAGCGCGAGATTGAGGAGCGCATCGCTAATATGTCGGAGAAATTCAAACGGGAAATAGACGATCTTCAGCAGATTACCGATATGGTGCCGTTAAGCATTATTTCCATTGATGATAACGGAAGGATTACCAGTATTAACGAAACGTCGATGAAAAAGCTGGAAATTGTAATTCCGCATATAACGAGGACCGATGTTCTAAACTGTACATTATTCGACCTGGCGCATCGGCTGAAGTTGAACGATAACCAGGAATTGGATCACTTGCTGGACAGCATTATCCTTAAGCAAAGGTTTATGGGAAAAGTAACTTGCCTCGGGAAAGTTCTGTATGTTCTGGCCGCCCCTCTGGTTCACAAAGAACAGGGACAGCAACAGGGAATGGTTCTCATCATCCAGGATATGACGGAGGAAGAGAATATCCGAAGCGAGCTGGGCCATGTCGAGCGGTTGACGCTGGTAGGCCGGATGGCGGCGGGAATTACCCATGAGATCCGCAATCCGATGGCGGTGGTGCGCGGCTTCCTGCAGCTGATGAGAGAAAAGAGTCCTTCGGACATGGAGTCCTACTACCGGATTGTCATGGATGAACTGGATCGGGCCAACAGTATTATTAACGACTTTTTGTCGCTTGCGCAGAGCGGGCTCTCCGGCAAGGAGGACAGCAATCTCCACGATGTGATTGAAGATCTGGCTCCGCTGCTGTGGGCCGACGCGAATCTTCGCGGGCAAAGCGTCGAGATCAGGCTGTGCGACAAGCTGCCCGTACTGCGGCTCAATATTAAAGAAATCAAGCAGCTTGTGCTGAACCTCGGACGCAATGCCATGGAAGCGATGGAGCCGAAGGGAGTGCTTACGCTGGAGACCCGTTGTGTCCCCGAAAAGGTAGAGCTGCTGGTAAAGGATACGGGAAGCGGAATGTCGGACATAGAGCTGGAAAAATTATTTATCCCATTCTTTACCACTAAAGAACAGGGAACCGGGCTGGGCCTTCCGCTCTGTCTCAGCATCGCCGAACGGCACGGCGGATCGATTGCCGTCGATTCCCGCCTGGGAGCGGGGACAGTGTTCACCGTCTCCTTTCCATATGAGAAGGAGGAGAAAGAAACGGCCGTCTGTTAA
- a CDS encoding ABC transporter ATP-binding protein: MPERDDIVLDVSIAEAGYEEGDVRIADISFEVRRGQLLGLIGPNGAGKSTTIKTLLGLLKHAKAKVAIGGSGGGSYAYVPEQPVFYEDLTLWEHLDLSAAAYGLDYGSFKEAAERLLRQFGMEHVRDDLPAGFSKGMKQKMMLMLGFLVQPDVYIVDEPFIGLDPRATKDFLRLLETERRRGAGVLMSTHVLDTAEKICDSFVLISSGRVAASGTLENIRAAAGLPEASLFDCFDALA, encoded by the coding sequence ATGCCGGAGCGGGATGATATTGTACTGGATGTTTCCATAGCCGAGGCGGGGTATGAGGAAGGGGATGTCCGCATCGCCGATATTTCGTTTGAGGTCCGGCGCGGTCAGCTGCTTGGGCTGATCGGTCCGAACGGAGCCGGTAAAAGTACGACAATCAAGACGCTGCTCGGGCTGCTGAAGCATGCGAAGGCTAAGGTTGCGATCGGCGGTTCGGGGGGCGGTTCTTACGCCTATGTGCCGGAGCAGCCGGTCTTTTATGAGGATCTGACGCTGTGGGAGCATCTTGACCTGTCGGCTGCCGCTTACGGACTGGACTACGGGAGCTTCAAGGAGGCGGCGGAGCGGCTGCTCCGCCAGTTCGGCATGGAGCATGTGCGCGACGATCTGCCGGCGGGCTTCTCCAAAGGGATGAAGCAGAAAATGATGCTGATGCTTGGATTTCTTGTACAGCCCGACGTCTATATCGTAGACGAGCCGTTTATCGGACTCGACCCCCGTGCGACCAAAGACTTCCTGCGTCTGCTGGAGACGGAGCGGCGGCGGGGGGCGGGAGTGCTGATGTCAACGCATGTTCTGGATACGGCGGAAAAGATCTGCGATTCGTTTGTACTCATATCCTCCGGTCGCGTAGCGGCCTCCGGCACGCTGGAAAATATACGCGCGGCAGCGGGACTGCCGGAAGCCTCGCTGTTCGACTGCTTCGATGCGCTGGCATGA
- a CDS encoding BrxA/BrxB family bacilliredoxin, with protein MSMSFEQYMRDSIQPMRDDLTSIGFTELKTPEEVETALPNAKGTTLVVVNSVCGCAAGQCRPGVAQALKNEVLPDQLFTVFAGQEKEATAKAREYFAPYPPSSPSIALMKDGELVHFIERQGVENRSAGEIADELKEIFDRYCK; from the coding sequence ATGTCCATGTCTTTTGAGCAGTATATGAGGGATTCGATTCAACCGATGCGCGACGATCTGACCAGTATCGGCTTCACGGAGCTGAAAACTCCGGAGGAAGTAGAGACCGCGCTGCCTAACGCCAAGGGAACCACGCTTGTCGTTGTCAACTCCGTATGCGGGTGTGCCGCCGGCCAGTGCCGTCCCGGTGTTGCCCAGGCCCTTAAGAACGAAGTCCTGCCGGATCAGTTATTCACAGTCTTTGCCGGCCAGGAAAAGGAAGCGACTGCCAAAGCGCGCGAGTATTTCGCTCCTTACCCGCCCTCTTCGCCTTCGATTGCTCTGATGAAGGACGGGGAACTGGTGCATTTTATCGAGCGCCAAGGCGTGGAGAACCGTTCGGCTGGGGAAATCGCGGACGAGTTGAAGGAAATATTCGATCGTTACTGTAAATAA
- a CDS encoding MarR family winged helix-turn-helix transcriptional regulator: MIQSYERDTQLTLHLYRVFAKSFKSINEHAVIGSKIEGFNPTAFAVMEVLYYKGPQPIQQIGAKLLLQSGNVTYVIDKLEERGYLQRKPCPTDRRVIFAELTAEGERLMNDMYPKYSERIHLAFSGLNDEEKEQMIVLLKKMGLQAEKLSPLPRK, from the coding sequence ATGATACAATCCTATGAACGCGATACCCAGTTGACGCTGCACTTGTACCGGGTGTTCGCCAAGTCTTTCAAGAGTATCAATGAACATGCCGTAATCGGAAGCAAGATCGAAGGGTTCAATCCGACGGCCTTTGCCGTCATGGAAGTGCTTTATTATAAAGGACCGCAGCCAATCCAGCAGATCGGCGCCAAGCTGCTGCTGCAGAGCGGGAATGTTACTTACGTCATCGACAAGCTCGAAGAGCGCGGTTACTTGCAGCGGAAGCCCTGCCCTACCGACCGCCGCGTTATTTTTGCGGAGCTGACTGCAGAGGGCGAGCGTCTGATGAACGATATGTATCCGAAATATTCGGAGCGTATCCACCTTGCATTCAGCGGACTGAATGACGAGGAGAAAGAACAGATGATCGTTCTGCTGAAAAAGATGGGGCTGCAGGCTGAGAAGCTGTCTCCCCTTCCTCGGAAATAG
- a CDS encoding BaiN/RdsA family NAD(P)/FAD-dependent oxidoreductase produces the protein MFDVIVIGGGSAGLMASVAASEHGATTLLIDKGDKLGRKLGISGGGRCNVTNNKEVDELIRHIPGNGRFLYSAFANFSNKDIIAFFENLGIHLKEEDNGRMFPVSDKAKTVVDTLVKQVRKQGVEVMVNSPVSEVLYSDGHVTGVRLKADKILPCKSVIIASGGKSVPQTGSTGDGYRWAEQAGHSITPLFPTEVPLTSDEPLIRSRELQGLSLRDVSLSVWNTKGKRIISHQGDMIFTHIGISGPIALRCSQFVVKELLKSPTHQVKTTIDLFPDKTIDTVFEETLSLCKIEPKKSIKNVLKAYFPERLITILLQKSELDEYLTYDNIPKQNWIDLSRISKEFPIQISGTLSIEEAFVTGGGVNLKEIDPKTMESKLMSGLYFCGEILDIHGYTGGYNITAAFSTGYTAGMHAAQQEPEGGSPNF, from the coding sequence ATGTTTGATGTAATCGTAATAGGCGGTGGTTCAGCAGGTCTAATGGCAAGCGTGGCGGCAAGCGAACATGGCGCAACTACTTTGCTGATTGACAAGGGAGACAAGCTTGGACGCAAGCTGGGCATCTCTGGTGGTGGACGCTGCAATGTGACCAACAATAAAGAAGTGGACGAACTTATCAGGCATATTCCTGGGAATGGTCGTTTTCTTTATAGTGCATTTGCGAACTTCAGCAACAAAGATATTATCGCCTTTTTTGAGAACCTTGGAATACATTTAAAGGAAGAGGACAACGGACGTATGTTTCCTGTCTCAGACAAAGCAAAAACGGTTGTTGATACTCTTGTAAAACAGGTTAGAAAACAAGGCGTTGAAGTAATGGTCAATAGCCCTGTCTCAGAGGTTCTCTACAGCGATGGGCATGTCACTGGGGTCAGGTTGAAAGCTGACAAGATTTTGCCATGTAAATCCGTTATTATAGCTTCTGGGGGTAAGTCTGTGCCTCAAACAGGCTCGACAGGGGATGGGTATCGATGGGCAGAACAGGCAGGACATTCAATTACACCTTTATTTCCTACCGAAGTGCCTTTAACTTCAGATGAACCATTAATTAGAAGTCGTGAGTTGCAAGGGTTGTCTTTACGGGATGTTTCGCTTTCTGTTTGGAACACCAAAGGAAAACGTATAATTTCGCATCAAGGAGATATGATATTTACACATATTGGAATATCTGGACCTATTGCTTTAAGATGTAGTCAGTTTGTTGTGAAAGAATTGTTAAAAAGCCCTACTCATCAAGTAAAAACAACCATAGACCTCTTCCCAGATAAGACAATAGATACTGTCTTTGAAGAAACCCTTTCTTTATGTAAGATAGAACCAAAGAAATCTATAAAAAATGTGTTGAAGGCATACTTTCCAGAACGTCTGATTACTATACTGCTTCAAAAATCGGAGTTAGATGAATATCTAACATATGATAATATTCCTAAACAAAATTGGATTGACTTGAGCAGAATTTCTAAAGAGTTCCCTATTCAGATAAGCGGAACACTATCCATTGAAGAAGCCTTTGTTACAGGAGGTGGAGTTAATTTAAAGGAAATTGACCCTAAGACAATGGAATCCAAATTGATGAGCGGCCTGTATTTCTGCGGTGAAATTCTGGATATACACGGATATACGGGCGGGTACAATATTACCGCAGCTTTCTCAACAGGGTATACGGCCGGAATGCATGCCGCGCAGCAGGAACCTGAAGGTGGTTCTCCCAATTTTTGA
- a CDS encoding alpha/beta hydrolase family protein, with amino-acid sequence MSRSINFEIPAGDDSVLRCTRFPSRGEADSLIVIAHGYKGFKDWGMFPYVAESLSGKHEVVTFNFSHGGIGADLQNFTELEKFARNTYHRELKDLNVLLSYLSQHPKLGGLPLFLLGHSRGGGVCLLHALDSPGEVAGVISWNGVTDLDLFTEDQKQDMREKGRAYVLNGRTGQQMPLDAVILEDLERQKERYNIIERMRTAKFPVTLIQGSNDVARLRQGSEKLTALRPDIDWVQIPGGDHTFGTVHPFAGPTPQSEQAIAATEAFIGQVLRS; translated from the coding sequence ATGAGTCGAAGCATCAATTTTGAAATCCCCGCAGGGGATGACTCCGTTCTGCGCTGCACCCGCTTCCCTTCCCGGGGGGAGGCAGACAGCCTGATCGTAATCGCACACGGCTATAAAGGGTTCAAGGATTGGGGAATGTTTCCTTATGTCGCGGAATCGCTAAGCGGCAAGCATGAGGTCGTGACATTCAATTTCTCTCATGGCGGAATCGGCGCAGATCTTCAGAATTTCACCGAGCTTGAGAAGTTCGCCCGCAATACATACCACCGTGAGCTAAAAGACCTGAATGTTCTGCTCTCCTATCTCAGCCAGCATCCCAAGCTCGGCGGACTGCCGCTCTTCCTTCTGGGGCACAGCCGGGGCGGAGGCGTCTGTCTGCTGCATGCCCTTGATTCTCCTGGCGAAGTCGCCGGCGTCATTTCCTGGAACGGCGTCACCGATCTGGACCTGTTCACAGAGGATCAGAAACAGGACATGCGTGAAAAAGGCCGCGCCTATGTCCTGAACGGCCGGACCGGACAGCAAATGCCGCTGGACGCCGTCATTTTGGAGGACTTGGAGCGGCAGAAAGAGCGTTACAATATTATCGAACGGATGCGGACGGCCAAATTTCCGGTTACGCTCATTCAAGGAAGCAACGACGTCGCCCGCCTGCGGCAGGGATCGGAGAAGCTGACCGCCCTAAGGCCGGACATCGACTGGGTGCAGATTCCGGGGGGAGATCACACCTTCGGAACGGTCCATCCGTTCGCCGGGCCTACTCCGCAATCGGAGCAGGCAATCGCCGCGACCGAAGCCTTTATCGGCCAAGTGCTGCGCTCCTAG
- the nadE gene encoding NAD(+) synthase codes for MSIQEEIIAALGVKPAIAAEAEVRQRADFLKAYILESGTRGLLIAISGSVESVVAAGLCKRATDELSTEQGKEYITLGVFQPYGEQEDIGHTYEAAEAFGLKYTVETNIGDAVDEIALETEYALKAIGQHRHMTHQGKGEIKAGARMVFQHALALENNLLVAGTGHASEAITGSCTKWEGGAAYIEPLRSLNHRQIRELASYLGVPDGIITAAKAADQGAGQTDEAKRGITEEAISDYLEGKKVEPAAAELLESFYRKGSHKRSAIPGI; via the coding sequence TTGAGCATACAGGAAGAGATCATTGCCGCCCTCGGCGTAAAACCGGCGATTGCGGCGGAAGCTGAAGTGCGGCAGAGAGCCGATTTTCTGAAAGCGTATATCTTGGAATCGGGAACCAGGGGACTGCTGATCGCTATAAGCGGGAGTGTGGAGAGCGTGGTGGCTGCGGGCCTGTGCAAGCGCGCGACGGATGAGCTGAGCACTGAGCAAGGCAAGGAATATATCACGCTCGGCGTATTCCAGCCTTATGGGGAGCAGGAGGATATCGGGCACACCTACGAGGCGGCCGAAGCGTTCGGGCTTAAGTATACGGTGGAGACGAATATCGGGGATGCGGTTGACGAGATTGCGCTTGAAACAGAGTATGCATTGAAGGCTATCGGACAGCACCGCCATATGACGCATCAGGGCAAGGGAGAGATTAAAGCGGGAGCACGGATGGTGTTCCAGCATGCGCTCGCCTTGGAGAACAACCTGCTGGTGGCCGGTACCGGCCATGCATCTGAAGCAATTACCGGCAGCTGCACCAAATGGGAAGGCGGAGCCGCCTATATTGAGCCGCTCCGTTCCCTGAATCATCGGCAGATTCGCGAGCTGGCCTCTTATCTCGGCGTGCCGGACGGAATCATCACAGCAGCGAAGGCAGCAGACCAGGGGGCGGGACAGACAGATGAAGCCAAGCGGGGCATTACAGAAGAAGCAATCAGTGATTACCTGGAAGGGAAAAAGGTAGAGCCTGCAGCGGCGGAGCTGCTGGAGAGCTTCTACCGCAAAGGGTCGCATAAGCGGAGCGCCATTCCCGGAATCTGA